In Vicia villosa cultivar HV-30 ecotype Madison, WI unplaced genomic scaffold, Vvil1.0 ctg.000077F_1_1, whole genome shotgun sequence, a single window of DNA contains:
- the LOC131623719 gene encoding uncharacterized protein LOC131623719 → MGKSEEEQHLPRGATSSDRPQNAETECRRCCCSQIQKLVGFRCILVFLFSLALFLSALFWLPPFLRFADHKNLHDDSKYKGHDIVASFIVNKPVTVLEDNKLQLAREIFEEIEAPSTTTVNILSLDQLSQLNKTKVVFAVDPDGGEYSETSSASISLIRSLFTSLVIHQSDLQLTSFGDPSFFEVLKFKGGITIIPQQNAFPLQRVQTKFNFSLNFPIYQIQRNFNELTDQLKSGLHLTSYENLQVVLSNSEGSTVDAPTIIQSSVLLAVGIPPSKQRLKQLAQTIMGPHNLGLNNTEFGRVKQVRLSTILQHSLNGSDTRSARSPAPAPVPHSSHHHHHHHHHHHHHHHHDTHLTPATSPIPAPAHNPWEGVAPPEVASPPATKSAPTPQKSSQAHPPDCPFERRKRSRRNAGRHTYLTPAVAPSIEHHHHVPISSPTPQVEPPPPTHTSHSVPALSPLPNVAFAHAEPPPKSGPAAEQPSTQFHGPSISPSSAGCLGSVKWTSLIFVVLVLHV, encoded by the exons ATGGGAAAATCCGAAGAAGAACAACACCTGCCACGTGGCGCCACCTCATCGGATCGACCGCAGAATGCGGAAACCGAGTGTCGGCGGTGTTGTTGTTCTCAGATTCAGAAACTCGTTGGCTTCAGATGCATTCTCGTTTTCCTCTTCTCTCTTGCTTTGTTCCTCTCTGCTCTGTTCTGGTTGCCACCGTTTCTTCGATTCGCAGATCACAAGAATCTACACGATGATTCCAAATATAAAG GTCATGATATCGTTGCAAGCTTTATTGTTAATAAGCCGGTCACTGTGCTAGAAGATAACAAATTGCAGCTTGCAAGGGAAATTTTTGAGGAGATAGAAGCTCCCTCTACTACAACA gTGAACATCTTGTCTCTAGACCAGTTATCTCAGCTAAACAAGACAAAAGTGGTATTTGCAGTCGATCCTGATGGTGGTGAATACTCAGAAACGTCTTCTGCCTCCATAAGTTTGATAAGATCATTATTTACATCCCTGGTAATTCACCAATCAGATCTGCAGCTCACTTCATTTGGAGATCCCTCCTTTTTTGAAGTGCTGAAATTCAAAGGAGGAATTACTATAATTCCACAACAGAATGCATTTCCTTTGCAGAGAGTGCAAACAAAATTCAACTTTTCTTTGAATTTTCCCATTTATCAAATACAAAGAAATTTCAATGAGCTGACAGATCAGCTAAAGTCTGGATTACATCTGACATCCTATGAG AACTTGCAAGTCGTCTTATCAAATTCTGAAGGTTCAACAGTAGATGCTCCCACGATTATTCAATCCTCGGTTCTACTTGCGGTTGGGATTCCTCCATCCAAACAGAGGCTAAAGCAATTGGCGCAAACCATCATGGGACCTCATAATCTTGGCTTGAATAACACTGAATTTGGTAGGGTTAAGCAAGTCAGACTCTCAACCATCTTGCAGCACTCCCTTAACGGCAGCGATACTCGCTCCGCGAGATCACCTGCTCCTGCTCCTGTGCCTCATTCCTCACACCATCATCACcaccatcaccatcatcatcaccatcaccacCATCATGATACCCATCTAACTCCTGCAACTTCTCCTATACCTGCACCTGCACATAATCCCTGGGAGGGGGTAGCTCCACCTGAAGTTGCTTCCCCCCCTGCTACAAAAAGTGCACCTACACCTCAGAAAAGTTCTCAAGCTCATCCTCCTGATTGTCCATTTGAGCGTAGAAAAAGGTCTAGGCGTAATGCTGGGAGACATACTTATCTAACACCTGCCGTCGCCCCTAGCATTGAACATCATCACCATGTTCCTATTTCATCACCAACACCACAGGTTGAACCCCCTCCCCCTACACATACCTCTCATTCAGTACCTGCTTTGAGTCCTTTGCCAAATGTAGCTTTTGCTCATGCTGAGCCTCCACCTAAGAGCGGCCCTGCTGCAGAACAACCGAGCACACAGTTTCATGGGCCATCAATATCACCAT CTTCTGCAGGTTGTCTTGGAAGTGTTAAGTGGACATCTTTAATATTTGTTGTACTTGTGTTACATGTGTGA